From Natrinema amylolyticum, the proteins below share one genomic window:
- a CDS encoding histidine kinase N-terminal 7TM domain-containing protein, translating into MNSAQLISATLATGAVLVVLTTYPYLATAIAYRDRDNGLSYIVFLMGVAVWNGLFAAQVMDPRPIVKGFFFSIATLGAVLAGVGWLLFASTASSTPSLPYRETIYRLVALLAGLEIALAITNPAHALYWQIAGGSSDSLAFTVIDPNVGYWIHTAFLVALFGAGTVLFGLAWRRGTDVRYTRSYAIVGAATTAAIVGSNVFFTGTASLAPLVAGSLTTIGWVQAQQKRYLQLPRPYRWIGNFLQ; encoded by the coding sequence ATGAACTCCGCCCAGTTGATTTCCGCAACGCTCGCAACTGGGGCTGTGCTCGTCGTCCTGACGACGTATCCCTACTTGGCGACCGCGATCGCCTACCGGGACCGCGACAACGGCCTCTCGTATATCGTCTTCCTCATGGGCGTCGCGGTCTGGAACGGCCTGTTCGCCGCACAGGTGATGGACCCGAGACCGATCGTGAAGGGGTTCTTCTTCAGCATCGCGACGCTGGGTGCTGTGTTGGCCGGAGTCGGGTGGTTGCTGTTCGCCAGCACGGCGAGTAGCACGCCGTCGCTGCCCTATCGAGAGACGATCTATCGGCTCGTCGCGCTGCTGGCCGGCCTCGAGATCGCGCTCGCGATCACCAACCCGGCACACGCGCTGTACTGGCAGATCGCCGGCGGATCGTCGGACTCGCTGGCGTTTACCGTGATCGACCCGAACGTCGGCTACTGGATACACACGGCGTTTCTCGTCGCGTTGTTCGGGGCAGGCACCGTCCTCTTCGGCCTCGCGTGGCGACGCGGGACCGACGTCCGATACACGCGCAGTTACGCCATCGTCGGGGCCGCGACGACCGCGGCGATCGTCGGCAGCAACGTCTTCTTCACCGGGACCGCATCGCTGGCACCGCTCGTCGCCGGCTCCCTCACGACGATCGGTTGGGTACAGGCTCAACAGAAACGGTATCTCCAGCTCCCGCGGCCGTACCGGTGGATCGGCAACTTTCTGCAGTGA
- the trkA gene encoding Trk system potassium transporter TrkA, giving the protein MRVIVVGAGEVGSNIAASLDDDHHVIVIDTDPDRVEAVTYSHDVLAIRGDGTSIETLREAGIAEADLVIASTDVDETNIVVCGAAKAVGDPFTIARVKKTNLLRTWEQSKGAFGVDFMVCTDLQTAETIVRIASLPGAHDVESFAGGLVQMAEFEVGPDSPIAGETVSEADRFESLTFAALLRDDDIVIPQGETLIRAGDAIVVIGSRESVRAFAGSLTPEPTLEDANEIVIVGGTEIGYQTARLFEEEGLEPRLVERDPERARELAEKLPETLVLESDATDIDFLVREHVDESDIVVAALENDEKNLLVSLLAKRIGVERTIGLVESGEYVDLFETVGIDVGVNPRLVTSEEITRFTREQRTENVAMLESDRAEVLEIEVDADSVLFERRIQDAMADLPNGVVVGAISRAGELITPRGETVIEGGDHVVVFVDTTVLDEVTSVM; this is encoded by the coding sequence ATGCGTGTGATCGTCGTCGGTGCGGGCGAAGTCGGATCGAACATCGCCGCGAGCCTCGACGACGACCACCACGTGATCGTCATCGACACGGACCCCGATCGCGTCGAGGCGGTCACCTATTCCCACGACGTGTTGGCGATTCGGGGCGACGGCACCTCGATCGAGACGCTGCGGGAGGCCGGCATCGCGGAGGCGGACCTGGTCATCGCGAGCACCGACGTCGACGAGACCAATATCGTCGTCTGCGGGGCGGCGAAGGCCGTCGGTGACCCGTTCACGATCGCCCGCGTCAAGAAGACGAACCTGCTGCGAACCTGGGAGCAGTCGAAGGGCGCGTTCGGCGTCGACTTCATGGTCTGTACGGACCTGCAGACCGCCGAGACGATCGTTCGAATCGCCAGCCTTCCCGGGGCGCACGACGTCGAGAGTTTCGCCGGCGGACTCGTTCAGATGGCCGAGTTCGAAGTCGGCCCCGACAGTCCCATCGCCGGCGAGACGGTTTCCGAGGCCGATCGGTTCGAATCGCTGACCTTCGCCGCGTTGCTCCGTGACGACGATATCGTCATCCCGCAGGGAGAGACACTCATCAGGGCGGGAGACGCCATCGTCGTCATCGGTTCGCGGGAGAGCGTCCGCGCCTTCGCGGGGTCGCTGACGCCCGAACCGACTCTCGAGGACGCGAACGAGATCGTCATCGTCGGCGGCACCGAGATCGGCTATCAGACGGCTCGGCTCTTCGAGGAAGAGGGACTCGAGCCGCGGCTGGTCGAACGGGACCCCGAGCGAGCGCGGGAACTGGCCGAGAAGCTCCCGGAGACGCTAGTCCTGGAGAGCGACGCGACGGACATCGACTTCCTCGTCCGGGAACACGTCGACGAGTCCGACATCGTCGTCGCCGCCCTCGAGAACGACGAGAAGAACCTGCTCGTCTCCCTGCTGGCCAAACGGATCGGCGTCGAGCGCACCATCGGCCTCGTCGAGTCCGGCGAGTACGTCGACCTCTTCGAGACGGTCGGGATCGACGTCGGCGTCAATCCCCGCCTCGTCACTTCCGAGGAGATTACCCGATTCACGCGCGAGCAGCGGACGGAAAACGTCGCCATGCTCGAGTCCGACCGCGCCGAGGTCCTCGAGATCGAGGTCGACGCCGACAGCGTGCTCTTCGAGCGGCGGATTCAGGACGCGATGGCCGACCTGCCGAACGGCGTCGTCGTCGGTGCGATCAGCCGCGCGGGGGAGTTGATCACGCCGCGCGGCGAGACAGTCATCGAGGGCGGCGATCACGTGGTCGTCTTCGTCGATACCACGGTGTTAGACGAAGTCACGTCAGTGATGTGA
- a CDS encoding IucA/IucC family protein, with the protein MNGTNRRGPTGRRESLATAAERAAFGVATRYARVHDLSTPAETAYLEALEEGRRDILHRFVSGLLRGDPDELPDTQFVALGPSPAPTVPDEPEPLSALEGDYLRSLVESLPDECRRLALGPLPASGSVLVAGIAARHGYDRFRLTGPIYRWSVAETAEAAATAVDPVTHPVDLVPLLECEGAFSDAEQAERIRAEVAESVANLALARLAAAVHARTESDLESASPLEAVATGVPAADAAASFERIVTDGHPFHPGGKIRRGMTPGDGLAYAPEFADRIDLRFVAIDREYALETRATDSADLTDRLLATFAGLEGALESALPDGRATDEYAVVPVHPFQYHRTVPDRYADQRADGRVVPLPEYAHPATPQLNLRTVIPQRTDRTGDGPLPHWKLAIPVQTTNVVRTLSPQAVTNGPRVTDVVRAIEERDSLETLGLLAEPAATCYYPPGGPHPSGEGYDDARHLSGLVRTPPEAHPLATDGTYPVVAASLVADAPTSGRPLVCDLIDRYGETRETTSTADAALAFVDEYASVVVPDQLRLLCTYGIALESHLQNSLVVFDADARPLATLVRDLGGIRIHGDRLADRGLSLEPYPESDLDADGEADCHRKLYYALFQNHLAELVATIGHELGVDERSCWARIREHCERSFERLRADGDVPESRIRRDERALFAEPTVHKALTVMRLRGKRHEYATSEVSNPLSASGRRRIDDPDSGGNRG; encoded by the coding sequence ATGAACGGGACGAACCGACGGGGTCCGACCGGGCGTCGCGAGTCGCTCGCCACCGCCGCGGAACGAGCCGCGTTCGGCGTCGCGACGCGATACGCTCGAGTGCACGACCTTTCGACGCCGGCCGAGACGGCCTATCTCGAGGCCCTCGAAGAGGGTCGCCGCGATATCCTGCATCGATTCGTCAGCGGCCTATTGCGCGGCGACCCGGACGAACTGCCCGACACCCAGTTCGTGGCGCTCGGGCCGTCGCCGGCTCCGACGGTTCCGGACGAGCCCGAACCGCTCTCGGCGCTCGAGGGGGATTACCTCCGGTCGCTCGTCGAATCGCTCCCCGACGAGTGCCGGCGACTCGCGCTCGGTCCGCTGCCCGCGTCCGGGAGCGTTCTGGTCGCCGGGATCGCCGCGAGACACGGCTACGACCGGTTCCGACTGACCGGACCGATCTATCGGTGGTCGGTAGCCGAGACGGCCGAAGCAGCTGCGACCGCCGTCGATCCCGTCACGCATCCGGTGGATCTCGTCCCGCTACTCGAGTGCGAGGGCGCGTTCAGCGACGCCGAGCAGGCCGAGCGGATCCGGGCGGAAGTCGCCGAGAGCGTCGCCAATCTCGCGCTCGCGCGGCTCGCGGCGGCCGTTCACGCGCGGACGGAGTCGGACCTCGAATCGGCGTCACCGCTCGAGGCCGTCGCGACCGGCGTTCCGGCCGCCGACGCCGCCGCGTCCTTCGAGCGGATCGTCACCGACGGTCACCCGTTCCATCCCGGCGGCAAGATCCGGCGCGGGATGACGCCCGGCGACGGACTCGCGTACGCGCCGGAGTTCGCGGACCGAATCGACCTCCGGTTCGTCGCGATCGATCGCGAGTACGCCCTCGAGACGCGCGCGACCGATTCCGCGGACCTGACCGATCGACTGCTCGCGACGTTCGCGGGGCTCGAGGGGGCACTCGAGTCCGCGCTTCCCGACGGACGCGCGACCGACGAGTACGCCGTCGTCCCCGTTCATCCGTTCCAGTACCATCGCACGGTTCCCGACCGGTACGCCGATCAGCGCGCCGACGGCCGCGTCGTTCCGCTGCCCGAGTACGCGCATCCGGCGACGCCGCAGCTGAATCTCCGAACGGTTATTCCACAGCGGACTGACCGAACCGGTGACGGCCCGCTCCCACACTGGAAGCTCGCGATCCCCGTTCAGACGACGAACGTCGTCCGGACGCTCTCACCGCAGGCCGTGACGAACGGGCCGCGGGTGACCGACGTCGTGCGAGCGATCGAAGAGAGGGACTCGCTCGAGACGCTGGGACTGCTGGCCGAACCCGCGGCGACGTGTTACTACCCGCCCGGCGGTCCCCACCCCAGCGGCGAGGGGTACGACGACGCTCGCCACCTGTCCGGACTGGTGCGGACGCCGCCCGAGGCCCACCCGCTCGCGACGGACGGGACGTACCCGGTGGTGGCCGCGAGCCTCGTCGCCGACGCGCCGACCTCGGGACGCCCTCTCGTCTGCGATCTGATCGATCGATACGGGGAGACCCGGGAGACGACGAGCACCGCGGATGCGGCGCTCGCGTTCGTCGACGAGTACGCCAGCGTCGTCGTCCCCGACCAGCTTCGGCTGCTGTGTACGTACGGCATCGCTCTCGAGAGCCACCTCCAGAACAGTCTGGTCGTCTTCGACGCCGACGCGCGCCCGCTCGCAACGCTGGTTCGCGACCTCGGAGGAATTCGCATTCACGGCGACCGACTCGCGGACCGCGGCCTCTCGCTCGAGCCGTATCCGGAGTCGGATCTGGACGCCGACGGCGAGGCGGACTGCCACCGGAAGCTGTACTACGCGCTCTTCCAGAACCACCTCGCGGAACTCGTCGCGACGATCGGCCACGAACTGGGCGTCGACGAACGATCGTGTTGGGCGCGGATCCGCGAGCACTGCGAGCGATCTTTCGAGCGGCTCCGAGCCGACGGCGACGTCCCCGAATCGCGGATCCGGCGGGACGAACGGGCGCTGTTCGCGGAGCCGACGGTCCACAAGGCGCTGACCGTGATGCGGCTGCGGGGCAAGCGTCACGAGTACGCGACCAGCGAGGTGTCGAACCCGCTCTCCGCGTCGGGTCGCCGGCGAATCGACGACCCCGACTCGGGCGGTAATCGGGGCTAA
- a CDS encoding NAD(P)/FAD-dependent oxidoreductase: MVRIGIVGAGAAAAAATAALDGAATETEITVLEKSRGLCGRAATRRRDGVVYDYGANYVKTDDERVVDLLTETLDTEGLVDITAPVWTFDSDGAVAEGDDRDEHKWTYRQGLTQIAKRLFARTDATVERETRVETVIRNGEGDGAETGRWHLKDADGSRWGPFDVLLLNPPAPQTAALLRSAEWDADLRDRLADAIDEVPFRTIWTGVFHYPFELERPYYALVNTDKEHEIGWIGREECKPGHVPDGESLLVVQANHGWSVDRYDEPPERNCERLAALTADLLDDERLREPDWTDHQGWRYALPEDGVARDPLQLAEADGLYCLGDWVAGEGRLHAALRNGLEVADRITDADRVTDAD; this comes from the coding sequence ATGGTACGAATCGGGATCGTCGGCGCTGGAGCGGCCGCCGCGGCCGCGACCGCTGCCCTCGACGGAGCCGCGACCGAGACGGAGATAACGGTCCTGGAGAAGTCCCGCGGGCTCTGCGGCCGCGCCGCGACGAGGCGGCGGGACGGGGTCGTCTACGACTACGGCGCGAACTACGTGAAGACGGACGACGAGCGGGTGGTCGACCTGCTGACCGAGACGCTCGACACCGAGGGGCTGGTCGATATCACGGCGCCGGTCTGGACCTTCGATAGCGACGGGGCCGTCGCCGAGGGAGACGACCGCGACGAGCACAAGTGGACCTACCGACAGGGGCTGACCCAGATCGCAAAGCGGCTGTTCGCCCGGACCGACGCGACCGTCGAGCGGGAGACGCGCGTCGAGACGGTGATCCGAAACGGCGAGGGAGACGGAGCCGAGACCGGTCGCTGGCACCTCAAGGACGCCGACGGCTCCCGATGGGGCCCCTTCGACGTCCTCCTGTTGAACCCGCCGGCACCCCAGACCGCCGCCCTGCTTCGCTCAGCCGAGTGGGACGCCGACCTGCGTGATCGCCTCGCGGACGCCATCGACGAGGTTCCCTTCCGGACGATCTGGACCGGGGTCTTCCACTATCCCTTCGAACTCGAGCGGCCCTACTACGCGCTCGTCAATACGGACAAGGAGCACGAAATCGGATGGATCGGCCGCGAGGAGTGTAAGCCCGGCCACGTCCCCGACGGCGAGTCGCTGCTGGTCGTCCAGGCCAACCACGGGTGGTCGGTCGACCGCTACGACGAGCCACCCGAACGGAACTGCGAGCGGCTCGCGGCCCTGACCGCCGACCTGCTGGACGACGAGCGCCTGCGCGAACCGGACTGGACCGACCACCAGGGGTGGCGGTACGCCCTGCCCGAGGACGGCGTCGCCCGCGACCCGCTCCAACTGGCCGAGGCCGACGGGCTGTACTGTCTGGGCGACTGGGTCGCCGGCGAGGGGCGACTCCACGCGGCGCTCCGGAACGGTCTCGAGGTCGCCGACCGGATCACGGACGCTGACCGGGTCACAGACGCCGATTGA
- a CDS encoding small ribosomal subunit Rsm22 family protein: MNDQRESIRSNAKYLRNVRPIDPEEICEYVSGNPHPAVVRQQLREEAADLELIERDDGTFVPVDDEPVSPRRGPVERFPAAYERRLEDLLVERYGPNWENGASGDLLRSTIRRFKADYLDGRSVEYDDDVAAGYAIYHLPGYYAAIQYALDDIADRGLLDRTLRVLDLGAGVGGPALGLCDYLPDDALLEYHAVEPSAAADVLEALLAETGRNVHPTIHRTTAEAFDPSQAVGGDGSGDRFDPTAPDDGFDLVLACNVLSELEDPAAVTRSFLETLAPDGTFLAMAPADKNTSVQLREVERELEGERLWDRDAVDFETTAAGDAERYRRGEVTVYGPAVRLWPGETPSDRGWSFDVRPDLDVPAVQRRLDESAPDDEEHAAGEFVNVDVQFSYSQLRLDGRRRIDMALETDEWAKMAEMERHVTERIDLVAAKLSRSLSGSGNGGRGSGRSNPLFKISDGSEDTDHYAVVTKETALNRPLLEADYGDVLSFEGILALWNDDEEAYNLVVDEETIVDRIA, from the coding sequence GTGAACGACCAACGCGAATCTATTCGATCGAACGCGAAGTATCTGCGTAACGTCCGGCCGATCGACCCCGAGGAGATCTGCGAGTACGTCTCGGGGAACCCGCACCCGGCGGTCGTCAGGCAACAGCTCCGCGAGGAGGCCGCCGACCTCGAGCTGATCGAACGGGACGACGGCACGTTCGTCCCCGTCGACGACGAGCCGGTTTCTCCCCGTCGGGGACCGGTCGAGCGGTTCCCCGCCGCGTACGAGCGCCGGCTCGAGGACCTGCTCGTCGAGCGCTACGGGCCGAACTGGGAGAACGGGGCGTCCGGTGACCTGCTCCGGTCGACGATCCGCCGGTTCAAAGCCGACTACCTCGACGGCCGCTCCGTCGAGTACGACGACGACGTCGCCGCGGGCTACGCGATCTATCACCTGCCCGGCTACTACGCGGCGATCCAGTACGCGCTCGACGACATCGCGGATCGCGGGCTGCTCGACCGCACCCTCCGCGTCCTCGATCTCGGGGCGGGCGTCGGCGGCCCCGCGCTCGGACTCTGCGATTATTTGCCCGACGACGCCCTGCTCGAGTACCACGCGGTCGAGCCGAGCGCCGCCGCGGACGTCCTCGAGGCGTTGCTCGCCGAGACGGGACGGAACGTACATCCGACGATTCACCGGACGACCGCGGAGGCGTTCGATCCGAGCCAGGCCGTCGGCGGTGACGGGAGCGGCGACAGGTTCGATCCCACCGCGCCTGATGACGGCTTCGATCTCGTTCTCGCCTGTAACGTCCTGAGCGAACTCGAGGATCCCGCCGCCGTCACGCGGTCGTTCCTCGAGACGCTCGCGCCGGACGGCACCTTCCTCGCGATGGCACCCGCGGACAAGAACACCAGCGTGCAACTGCGCGAGGTGGAACGCGAACTCGAGGGTGAGCGGCTCTGGGACCGGGACGCCGTCGACTTCGAGACGACCGCCGCCGGGGACGCGGAGCGGTACCGGCGCGGCGAAGTAACCGTTTACGGCCCCGCGGTTCGGCTCTGGCCCGGCGAGACGCCGTCGGATCGCGGCTGGTCGTTCGACGTCCGGCCGGATCTGGACGTGCCCGCGGTGCAGCGCCGACTCGACGAGAGCGCGCCGGACGACGAGGAACATGCCGCCGGCGAGTTCGTCAACGTCGACGTGCAGTTCTCCTACTCGCAACTGCGGCTCGACGGCCGGCGGCGGATCGACATGGCCCTCGAGACCGACGAGTGGGCGAAGATGGCCGAGATGGAGCGCCACGTCACCGAGCGAATCGACCTCGTCGCGGCGAAGCTCAGCCGATCGCTCTCCGGCTCCGGGAACGGCGGTCGCGGGAGCGGGCGGTCGAACCCCCTGTTCAAGATCAGCGACGGCAGCGAGGACACCGATCACTACGCCGTCGTCACGAAGGAGACCGCGCTCAACCGACCGCTGCTCGAGGCTGACTACGGTGACGTGCTGTCGTTCGAGGGGATCCTCG
- a CDS encoding Vms1/Ankzf1 family peptidyl-tRNA hydrolase encodes MLDELLGRASLKDRIDELEDENERLRKRYEAESERRAEAATARQDAEERVNRLEDRIAQLEGELEQTNEAETGPTVRHRDQLRGARLESVFDRLASFRTGPEGALTVGVGDDGISESVRAELESVLGDRIALVDDGAPCLCCVDDAGLLAVTLEPPAVPDLDATWRDRFALEREWFLPTGRHAVALVRTDLFALGVYEDDERVDYRGFESDVKGSHSKGGFSQARFERIRDGQIDDHLERCRDALAAYEPDGERAETPLYLVGQRGIVETLVAESGLVPTATAAVDATGDPEPALEDAVHSFWTTELRVL; translated from the coding sequence ATGCTCGACGAGTTGCTTGGCCGCGCATCGCTCAAGGACCGAATCGACGAACTCGAGGACGAAAACGAGCGGTTACGGAAGCGCTACGAGGCCGAATCCGAACGCCGGGCCGAAGCCGCCACCGCCAGACAGGACGCCGAGGAGCGGGTCAACCGGCTCGAGGACCGGATCGCCCAACTCGAGGGCGAACTAGAGCAGACTAACGAGGCGGAGACCGGACCGACCGTCCGCCACCGCGACCAACTGCGAGGTGCCCGCCTCGAGTCGGTGTTCGATCGCCTCGCGTCGTTTCGAACGGGCCCCGAGGGCGCACTGACCGTCGGCGTGGGCGACGATGGAATTTCCGAGTCCGTCCGCGCGGAGCTCGAATCCGTTCTCGGCGATCGGATCGCGCTCGTCGACGACGGCGCGCCCTGCCTGTGTTGCGTCGACGACGCCGGCCTGCTCGCCGTGACCCTCGAGCCGCCGGCCGTCCCCGATCTCGACGCGACCTGGCGCGATCGATTCGCCCTCGAGCGCGAGTGGTTCCTGCCGACCGGCCGCCACGCGGTCGCGCTCGTCCGGACCGATCTCTTCGCCCTCGGCGTCTACGAGGACGACGAGCGCGTCGACTATCGGGGCTTCGAGAGCGACGTCAAGGGGAGCCACTCCAAGGGCGGCTTCTCTCAGGCCCGCTTCGAACGGATTCGGGACGGGCAAATCGACGACCACCTCGAGCGCTGCCGGGACGCCCTCGCCGCGTACGAACCCGACGGTGAGCGCGCCGAGACACCGCTCTATCTGGTCGGCCAGCGCGGCATCGTCGAGACGCTCGTTGCGGAATCGGGGCTCGTGCCGACCGCGACGGCCGCCGTCGACGCGACCGGCGATCCGGAGCCGGCGCTCGAGGATGCCGTTCACTCGTTCTGGACGACGGAGCTGCGGGTACTGTGA
- a CDS encoding prephenate dehydrogenase/arogenate dehydrogenase family protein: MDVLIVGAGSMGTWFGDAVDARVSFADLDRDAATAAANAVGGDVAALEAETTYDVVCLAVPMTHVTDAIADQAERAERAIVDVSGVMEPAIAAMARHAPDLERVSLHPLFAPERAPGSIAVVRDRSGPVTDELLAGLEARGNALLETTAAEHDEAMESVQSAAHAAVLSFALAAESVPSGFETPIYRGLRRLAEQVTGGTPRVYADIQATFDGADAVADAAAEIAAADADELESLYREAAAGWQEHRAEGREDDTGGDTE; this comes from the coding sequence ATGGACGTACTGATCGTGGGCGCGGGGTCGATGGGGACGTGGTTCGGGGACGCCGTCGACGCCCGAGTCTCGTTCGCCGATCTCGACCGAGACGCGGCGACGGCCGCGGCGAATGCGGTCGGCGGCGACGTCGCCGCCCTCGAGGCCGAGACGACGTACGACGTCGTCTGCCTCGCGGTGCCGATGACCCACGTGACCGACGCGATCGCCGACCAGGCCGAGCGGGCCGAGCGGGCGATCGTCGACGTGTCCGGCGTCATGGAACCCGCGATCGCGGCGATGGCGCGACACGCTCCCGACTTGGAACGGGTGAGCCTGCACCCGCTTTTCGCGCCCGAGCGGGCACCCGGCTCGATCGCCGTCGTTCGCGACCGATCGGGACCGGTGACCGACGAACTCCTCGCGGGTCTCGAGGCGCGGGGCAACGCGCTGCTCGAGACGACGGCGGCCGAGCACGACGAGGCCATGGAATCGGTGCAGTCGGCGGCCCACGCCGCGGTCCTCTCCTTCGCGCTGGCCGCGGAGTCGGTCCCGTCGGGGTTCGAAACCCCGATCTATCGGGGGCTGCGGCGACTCGCCGAGCAGGTGACCGGCGGCACACCGCGGGTCTACGCCGACATTCAGGCGACGTTCGACGGTGCGGACGCGGTCGCCGACGCGGCCGCCGAGATCGCAGCCGCCGACGCCGACGAACTCGAGTCGCTGTATCGGGAAGCGGCGGCGGGTTGGCAGGAGCACCGCGCCGAGGGACGCGAGGACGATACCGGGGGTGACACGGAGTGA
- a CDS encoding NAD(P)/FAD-dependent oxidoreductase — translation MRDVCIVGGGVAGLTASIFTARAGLDTLVVDGGESILARNASLENFPGFPDGVDARRHLQLTREQARTAGTEFELGRVTHAEPVTEGALEEGFVLETEGGEPIEARRVVAASWPNSDYLEPLDVGRMQRGSKHFVSVDEGGRTAVDGVYAAGRIADEPHQAIVAAGHGAKVALAVLYDADVPFYQDWVVPEGYFTGRDREVPPGCEEIDDEERRARDERARETIREAFAKPLDEEPTMHPSVDRD, via the coding sequence ATGCGAGACGTCTGCATCGTCGGCGGGGGCGTCGCCGGCCTCACCGCTTCGATCTTCACCGCTCGCGCGGGACTGGATACCCTCGTCGTCGACGGCGGGGAGTCCATCCTCGCGCGCAACGCCAGCCTCGAGAACTTCCCCGGGTTCCCGGACGGGGTCGATGCCCGCCGGCACCTGCAGTTGACCCGCGAGCAGGCTCGAACGGCGGGGACCGAGTTCGAACTCGGGCGCGTGACTCACGCCGAACCGGTCACCGAGGGAGCGCTCGAGGAGGGGTTCGTCCTCGAGACCGAGGGCGGCGAGCCGATCGAGGCGCGTCGCGTCGTCGCCGCCTCGTGGCCAAACAGCGACTATCTTGAGCCGCTGGACGTCGGTCGGATGCAGCGGGGCAGCAAACACTTCGTGAGCGTCGACGAGGGCGGACGGACGGCCGTCGACGGCGTCTACGCCGCGGGTCGGATCGCGGACGAGCCCCATCAGGCGATCGTCGCGGCCGGCCACGGCGCGAAAGTCGCACTCGCAGTCCTCTACGACGCCGACGTTCCCTTCTATCAGGACTGGGTCGTCCCCGAGGGCTACTTCACCGGTCGCGACCGCGAGGTGCCACCGGGTTGCGAGGAGATCGACGACGAGGAACGACGAGCGCGCGACGAGCGGGCACGGGAGACGATCCGGGAGGCGTTCGCCAAACCGCTCGACGAGGAGCCGACGATGCATCCGAGCGTCGACCGGGACTGA